A single window of Gossypium hirsutum isolate 1008001.06 chromosome A10, Gossypium_hirsutum_v2.1, whole genome shotgun sequence DNA harbors:
- the LOC107915779 gene encoding centromere-associated protein E isoform X2, whose amino-acid sequence MFRLHKQKSDKSGERFDFKFSSFQANQVPKGWDKLFVSIISADTGKTVNKSNKALVRNGNCRWTESFSESIWIARGDTSKVLDECLFKLVVAMGSSRSGFLGEATINLANYISSKNSIPLSLPLKKCNHGTVLQVKIQCLTPKEKRRDEQWKDADLNLEDASLENDDLENKSDASDGTYARSVGSSSSNHFEGTLHPGELSSREPSLSASDSRNSFDSLDGSYRENFSPHNGVMSNLIGRQDSTGSQTSTPSGSYSFNDSSRSNHSSVAPKVSSSGGHPHNHREDLNRASRLVPSSPLRNTGSSKDLMEAAEITIGELRAEARMWEQNARKLMIDLENSQKEFLDLSKHQKSLEAALSASQAECDCLKQEIKEVKILLEESQMKQAAANNLKFQTKNNGNVQKELEEEIRFQREENANLALQLKKTQESNIELVSILQELEETIEKQKVEIDNLSAAKQTRKSSDSDGESDIVEQRSRDLLAENRNLEIQFQLLQESHGKLESTIQALEKTLEEKNHETETEQALRRQSLMDCEAEWNRKLAEKEETIINLEMKLSEAPDVQGLKEMNSEKEGNSNLIKEIEDLKLKVQELERDCNELTDENLELHFKLKESSRDHSTTTNSLLPDHPGKNSFSRHEPEVPSADHLQSQSVVLGNRCADLELQLEAFKEKTSYLDDELSKYCARADEQETEIVTLQQQLQHYQQTEIQSKESSISESPDAIEISTLLAELDEQIQLSLADLKRPEGTDFDDSEILKSKNSTSQKQQVEIILKNFVQLKQFFREGTVGIGGYSKEASDLGKQLSDKISEIGKLKSDNLLKEDELVALRHHQKELEAQVSSLQKEKIQLEENIEIMLGEGAVTAKCLDDLRSKMMVLNSNMDSQISTNKILVKKSEELESGKQELEVHLSELEEENLQLSERISGLEAQLRYLTDERESHRLELQNSESQAMELKGEITRLENEIEAQKVDMRQKMEEMQKRWLEVQEECEYLKVANPKLQATTESLIEECSVLQKANRELRKQKAELNEHCAVLEAELKESEKVFSNMTSEVEALEEKYSSMLEEIASKERALNLELEALLEENKKQKEKLVLEESLLNQKYLEKTAEVENLQREVAHLTEQISATQDEKEKTAYEAVLEVSHLRADKAMLEAALQDLQGKLKLSDGKLNTFQVESETETQELKEELASAKQKQEILMADHEKLLDLLEDVKSNEDKLKGTVRGLELKLKASEYENQQLAEEISSLKVQLQKTMVLQDEILDLKKTISESKFENERLEASFQMLSRDYEELKVERTLLAEKVSNSQQAVSELDACRRRKVALEEKVLRLQGDLTAREALGTQEAALKNELAQIRRENSQLQRKIKKLEEEKDDCLKKAQGLEEELKQIKQDQNSPKTNIEEKDNPSSSEKLFSETDQVQQHIDENHTQVDNNQNCNNETSQVSGAELLSKIQNLENELAEALEANDMYKAQLKSLLTKEVSFHSPGPEGDARKDGCDCQTSALEKELKELRERYSHMSLKYAEVEDQREQLMMQLRAASGRRRWF is encoded by the exons ATGTTCAGATTACATAAGCAAAAGTCTGATAAATCTGGTGAGAGGTTCGATTTCAAGTTCTCCAGCTTCCAAGCTAATCAG GTTCCAAAAGGATGGGACAAGCTTTTTGTGTCAATTATTTCTGCCGATACTGGCAAAACTGTGAACAAGTCAAACAAAGCATTGGTGCGGAATGGAAATTGTCGATGGACAGAGAGCTTTTCAGAGTCTATTTGGATTGCTCGAGGTGATACATCAAAAGTGCTTGATGAATGCTTATTTAAGCTTGTTGTTGCCATG GGATCATCTAGATCCGGCTTCCTTGGAGAGGCAACAATTAACCTGGCAAACTACATAAGTTCAAAaaattcaattcctctttcattACCATTAAAGAAATGTAACCATGGGACAGTATTACAG GTTAAAATTCAGTGCTTGACACCAAAAGAAAAACGCAG GGATGAGCAATGGAAAGATGCAGATTTGAATTTGGAGGATGCATCTCTGGAAAATGATGACTTGGAAAACAAATCCGATGCATCTGATGGTACATATGCCAGGAGTGTTGGATCTTCTTCTAGTAATCATTTTGAGGGTACTCTTCATCCTGGAGAATTGTCAAGTAGG GAGCCAAGTTTGTCAGCATCAGATTCACGGAATAGCTTTGACTCCCTGGATGGTTCCTACAGAGAAAATTTCTCCCCTCATAATGGGGTTATGAGCAATCTAATCGGAAGACAAGATTCAACTGGTTCTCAAACTAGTACTCCAAGTGGATCCTATTCTTTTAATGACTCTTCCAGGTCAAACCACTCCTCTGTCGCTCCAAAGGTCTCCAGCTCCGGAGGCCATCCTCATAACCACAGGGAGGACTTGAATCGGGCTTCACGTCTTGTTCCCTCTTCTCCACTACGCAATACTGGTTCATCTAAAGATCTCATGGAAGCTGCAGAAATTACAATTGGGGAGCTTCGAGCAGAAGCTAGGATGTGGGAGCAAAACGCTCGAAAGTTGATGATTGATTTGGAAAATTCtcagaaggaatttcttgaccTTTCCAAACATCAAAAAAGTCTTGAGGCAGCACTTTCAGCATCACAGGCAGAATGTGATTGCTTGAAGCAGGAGATCAAAGAAGTAAAGATCTTGTTGGAGGAGTCACAGATGAAACAGGCTGCTGCAAACAATTTGAAGTTTCAGACTAAAAATAATGGCAATGTTCAAAAGGAGCTGGAAGAGGAGATAAGGTTTCAGAGAGAGGAAAATGCTAATTTGGCCTTACAGTTGAAGAAAACCCAAGAATCAAATATTGAGCTTGTTTCCATTCTTCAAGAGCTGGAAGAAACTATAGAAAAGCAGAAAGTGGAAATTGATAACCTTTCAGCTGCTAAACAGACCAGAAAGTCTTCTGATTCTGATGGGGAAAGTGATATTGTTGAACAAAGAAGTCGAGATTTGCTTGCAGAGAACAGGAATCTAGAGATCCAATTTCAGCTGCTGCAGGAATCACATGGGAAATTGGAAAGCACTATTCAGGCTCTGGAGAAAACTCTGGAAGAAAAGAACCATGAAACGGAGACCGAACAAGCTCTGAGGAGACAATCTCTGATGGATTGTGAAGCTGAATGGAACCGCAAATTAGCTGAAAAAGAGGAAACAATCATTAATTTGGAAATGAAATTGTCCGAAGCTCCTGATGTTCAAGGTTTAAAGGAAATGAATTCTGAAAAAGAAGGTAATTCTAATCtaatcaaagaaattgaagatctAAAACTGAAGGTGCAGGAACTTGAGAGAGATTGCAACGAGCTTACTGATGAAAATCTGGAACTTCATTTTAAGCTCAAAGAATCAAGCAGAGATCATAGCACCACCACTAATTCTCTTTTACCTGATCATCCAGGAAAGAACTCTTTTTCTAGGCATGAACCAGAAGTACCTTCTGCTGATCATTTACAGAGTCAATCTGTAGTTCTTGGAAATCGATGTGCTGACCTAGAGCTCCAGCTGGAAGCTTTCAAGGAGAAAACTTCTTATCTTGATGATGAACTCTCCAAGTATTGTGCCAGAGCAGACGAACAGGAGACTGAAATTGTCACACTGCAACAACAATTACAGCATTACCAGCAGACAGAAATTCAGAGTAAAGAATCCAGTATTTCTGAATCACCTGATGCCATTGAAATCTCTACATTGCTTGCTGAGTTAGATGaacagattcaactttctttagCTGACTTAAAGCGTCCTGAGGGAACTGATTTTGATGACTCAGagattttgaaaagtaaaaattcGACAAGTCAAAAGCAGCAAGTTGAGATTATCTTGAAGAATTTTGTCCAGCTAAAACAATTCTTCAGAGAAGGTACTGTTGGTATTGGTGGATATAGTAAAGAGGCAAGTGATCTAGGAAAGCAATTGTCAGACAAGATATCTGAGATAGGGAAGCTTAAATCCGACAATTTGCTAAAGGAAGATGAGCTTGTGGCTTTAAGACATCACCAAAAGGAGTTAGAAGCTCAGGTTTCTTCTCTTCAAAAGGAGAAAATCCAGTTGgaggaaaacatagaaatcatgcTTGGGGAAGGTGCCGTTACTGCCAAATGCTTGGATGATTTGCGGAGCAAAATGATGGTACTTAATAGCAATATGGATTCCCAAATTTCAACCAACAAGATACTTGTAAAGAAATCTGAAGAGCTTGAAAGTGGCAAGCAGGAATTGGAAGTTCATCTATCTGAACTAGAAGAAGAAAATCTACAATTATCAGAACGGATCAGTGGTTTGGAAGCACAATTAAGGTATTTGACTGATGAGAGAGAATCTCACCGTCTGGAACTACAAAATTCAGAATCTCAAGCAATGGAACTTAAGGGAGAGATAAcaagattggaaaatgaaataGAAGCACAAAAGGTTGACATGAGACAGAAGATGGAAGAGATGCAAAAGCGGTGGTTAGAAGTTCAAGAAGAATGCGAGTATCTCAAAGTTGCGAACCCCAAACTGCAAGCTACCACTGAAAGTCTTATTGAAGAATGTAGTGTGCTTCAGAAAGCAAATAGAGAATTACGGAAGCAAAAGGCGGAATTAAATGAGCATTGTGCAGTCTTGGAAGCAGAACTGAAGGAATCTGAAAAAGTTTTTTCTAATATGACTAGCGAAGTTGAAGCTTTGGAAGAAAAGTACTCCTCAATGCTTGAAGAAATAGCCTCAAAAGAGAGAGCCCTTAATTTGGAGCTAGAAGCACTTCTTGAAGAGAACAAGAAGCAGAAGGAAAAACTTGTTCTTGAAGAGAGCCTGTTAAATCAAAAGTACTTGGAGAAGACAGCTGAAGTCGAAAACCTCCAAAGAGAGGTTGCTCACCTCACTGAACAAATTTCTGCTACCCAGGATGAAAAGGAGAAAACAGCATACGAAGCTGTGCTTGAAGTTTCTCATTTACGTGCAGATAAAGCCATGCTTGAAGCTGCTCTACAAGATCTTCAAGGAAAGCTTAAATTATCTGACGGTAAACTCAATACATTTCAGGTGGAGTCTGAAACTGAGACACAGGAACTTAAGGAAGAGCTAGCTTCTGCAAAGCAAAAACAGGAAATATTGATGGCTGACCATGAAAAACTATTAGATTTATTGGAAGATGTCAAATCCAATGAAGACAAACTAAAAGGCACTGTTAGAGGGCTCGAACTGAAACTCAAAGCTTCTGAGTATGAGAATCAGCAGTTGGCAGAAGAAATTTCCAGCCTTAAGGTCCAATTGCAGAAAACAATGGTCCTTCAGGATGAAATTTTAGATCTTAAAAAAACAATCAGTGAATCcaagtttgaaaatgaaaggcTGGAAGCTTCTTTCCAAATGTTATCCAGAGACTATGAAGAACTCAAAGTTGAAAGAACCCTTTTAGCCGAGAAAGTCTCTAACAGTCAGCAAGCTGTTTCCGAGCTAGATGCTTGCAGACGTAGGAAAGTGGCCCTCGAAGAAAAGGTCCTCCGGCTGCAGGGTGATTTAACTGCAAGAGAAGCCTTGGGAACTCAGGAAGCTGCACTGAAAAATGAGCTGGCCCAAATTAGAAGAGAAAATAGCCAACTCCAGAGGAAGATAAAGAAGCTTGAGGAGGAGAAAGATGACTGCCTGAAGAAAGCCCAAGGCCTTGAAGAGGAACTAAAGCAGATAAAACAGGATCAAAACAGCCCCAAGACT AACATAGAAGAGAAGGATAACCCATCATCAAGTGAGAAGCTGTTCAGTGAAACGGACCAAGTACAGCAACATATAGATGAAAATCACACACag GTTGATAACAATCAAAACTGCAATAATGAGACTTCTCAAGTTTCAGGAGCAGAACTTTTGTCAAAAATTCAGAATCTTGAAAATGAACTTGCAGAAGCTTTAGAGGCAAATGACATGTATAAAGCACAGCTTAAGAG TTTGTTAACGAAAGAAGTAAGTTTCCATTCGCCTGGTCCAGAAGGGGATGCAAGAAAAGACGGATGTGATTGCCAGACATCAGCACTCGAGAAAGAGCTGAAAGAGCTACGGGAACGATACTCCCACATGAGCCTCAAATATGCTGAAGTAGAAGATCAGCGAGAGCAACTCATGATGCAGCTTAGAGCTGCCAGTGGTCGAAGGCGCTGGTTTTAA
- the LOC121207689 gene encoding ribosomal protein S1, mitochondrial — protein sequence MSTYMSRLFPKSNSSMLLCSGQAIKAEVLRLREQTLLVDAGIGSPRICTQDETTLTGSAINRFEDKVGFFDKGVGGGESLVRKRFLERFFVDLVSGESIAKERAAVRFNDLLGSRSLDVVAGEPTLLNPRRFRQTLVWQELNRHWRNNSKVKGFFIDKVRGGYSVAIAGYVAFLPYSRFGRKMVRDSDKDRFTIERIDPKKRSLVVF from the coding sequence ATGAGCACGTATATGAGTCGCTTGTTTCCAAAATCTAATTCCAGCATGTTGTTATGTAGTGGACAAGCCATTAAAGCTGAAGTTTTACGCTTAAGGGAACAAACGTTGTTGGTTGATGCAGGGATTGGGAGCCCTAGGATTTGTACCCAAGACGAGACCACATTAACCGGATCGGCAATCAATCGATTTGAGGATAAGGTGGGATTCTTCGATAAAGGAGTGGGCGGCGGTGAATCACTGGTGAGAAAGCGGTTTTTGGAGAGATTCTTCGTCGATTTAGTGAGCGGTGAATCGATCGCCAAAGAGCGAGCTGCCGTTAGGTTTAACGATTTGTTGGGATCGAGATCACTGGACGTGGTCGCCGGCGAGCCGACTCTTCTTAATCCACGGAGGTTCAGGCAAACCCTAGTTTGGCAAGAATTGAATAGGCATTGGCGAAACAATTCGAAGGTCAAGGGcttttttattgataaagtgaGAGGTGGTTATTCAGTAGCCATAGCAGGCTACGTTGCTTTTCTTCCGTACAGTCGTTTTGGGAGAAAAATGGTCAGGGATTCAGATAAAGATCGATTCACCATTGAACGCATTGACCCCAAAAAGAGGAGTCTTGTGGTGTTCTAA
- the LOC107915779 gene encoding cingulin isoform X1, giving the protein MFRLHKQKSDKSGERFDFKFSSFQANQVPKGWDKLFVSIISADTGKTVNKSNKALVRNGNCRWTESFSESIWIARGDTSKVLDECLFKLVVAMGSSRSGFLGEATINLANYISSKNSIPLSLPLKKCNHGTVLQVKIQCLTPKEKRRDEQWKDADLNLEDASLENDDLENKSDASDGTYARSVGSSSSNHFEGTLHPGELSSREPSLSASDSRNSFDSLDGSYRENFSPHNGVMSNLIGRQDSTGSQTSTPSGSYSFNDSSRSNHSSVAPKVSSSGGHPHNHREDLNRASRLVPSSPLRNTGSSKDLMEAAEITIGELRAEARMWEQNARKLMIDLENSQKEFLDLSKHQKSLEAALSASQAECDCLKQEIKEVKILLEESQMKQAAANNLKFQTKNNGNVQKELEEEIRFQREENANLALQLKKTQESNIELVSILQELEETIEKQKVEIDNLSAAKQTRKSSDSDGESDIVEQRSRDLLAENRNLEIQFQLLQESHGKLESTIQALEKTLEEKNHETETEQALRRQSLMDCEAEWNRKLAEKEETIINLEMKLSEAPDVQGLKEMNSEKEGNSNLIKEIEDLKLKVQELERDCNELTDENLELHFKLKESSRDHSTTTNSLLPDHPGKNSFSRHEPEVPSADHLQSQSVVLGNRCADLELQLEAFKEKTSYLDDELSKYCARADEQETEIVTLQQQLQHYQQTEIQSKESSISESPDAIEISTLLAELDEQIQLSLADLKRPEGTDFDDSEILKSKNSTSQKQQVEIILKNFVQLKQFFREGTVGIGGYSKEASDLGKQLSDKISEIGKLKSDNLLKEDELVALRHHQKELEAQVSSLQKEKIQLEENIEIMLGEGAVTAKCLDDLRSKMMVLNSNMDSQISTNKILVKKSEELESGKQELEVHLSELEEENLQLSERISGLEAQLRYLTDERESHRLELQNSESQAMELKGEITRLENEIEAQKVDMRQKMEEMQKRWLEVQEECEYLKVANPKLQATTESLIEECSVLQKANRELRKQKAELNEHCAVLEAELKESEKVFSNMTSEVEALEEKYSSMLEEIASKERALNLELEALLEENKKQKEKLVLEESLLNQKYLEKTAEVENLQREVAHLTEQISATQDEKEKTAYEAVLEVSHLRADKAMLEAALQDLQGKLKLSDGKLNTFQVESETETQELKEELASAKQKQEILMADHEKLLDLLEDVKSNEDKLKGTVRGLELKLKASEYENQQLAEEISSLKVQLQKTMVLQDEILDLKKTISESKFENERLEASFQMLSRDYEELKVERTLLAEKVSNSQQAVSELDACRRRKVALEEKVLRLQGDLTAREALGTQEAALKNELAQIRRENSQLQRKIKKLEEEKDDCLKKAQGLEEELKQIKQDQNSPKTQNIEEKDNPSSSEKLFSETDQVQQHIDENHTQVDNNQNCNNETSQVSGAELLSKIQNLENELAEALEANDMYKAQLKSLLTKEVSFHSPGPEGDARKDGCDCQTSALEKELKELRERYSHMSLKYAEVEDQREQLMMQLRAASGRRRWF; this is encoded by the exons ATGTTCAGATTACATAAGCAAAAGTCTGATAAATCTGGTGAGAGGTTCGATTTCAAGTTCTCCAGCTTCCAAGCTAATCAG GTTCCAAAAGGATGGGACAAGCTTTTTGTGTCAATTATTTCTGCCGATACTGGCAAAACTGTGAACAAGTCAAACAAAGCATTGGTGCGGAATGGAAATTGTCGATGGACAGAGAGCTTTTCAGAGTCTATTTGGATTGCTCGAGGTGATACATCAAAAGTGCTTGATGAATGCTTATTTAAGCTTGTTGTTGCCATG GGATCATCTAGATCCGGCTTCCTTGGAGAGGCAACAATTAACCTGGCAAACTACATAAGTTCAAAaaattcaattcctctttcattACCATTAAAGAAATGTAACCATGGGACAGTATTACAG GTTAAAATTCAGTGCTTGACACCAAAAGAAAAACGCAG GGATGAGCAATGGAAAGATGCAGATTTGAATTTGGAGGATGCATCTCTGGAAAATGATGACTTGGAAAACAAATCCGATGCATCTGATGGTACATATGCCAGGAGTGTTGGATCTTCTTCTAGTAATCATTTTGAGGGTACTCTTCATCCTGGAGAATTGTCAAGTAGG GAGCCAAGTTTGTCAGCATCAGATTCACGGAATAGCTTTGACTCCCTGGATGGTTCCTACAGAGAAAATTTCTCCCCTCATAATGGGGTTATGAGCAATCTAATCGGAAGACAAGATTCAACTGGTTCTCAAACTAGTACTCCAAGTGGATCCTATTCTTTTAATGACTCTTCCAGGTCAAACCACTCCTCTGTCGCTCCAAAGGTCTCCAGCTCCGGAGGCCATCCTCATAACCACAGGGAGGACTTGAATCGGGCTTCACGTCTTGTTCCCTCTTCTCCACTACGCAATACTGGTTCATCTAAAGATCTCATGGAAGCTGCAGAAATTACAATTGGGGAGCTTCGAGCAGAAGCTAGGATGTGGGAGCAAAACGCTCGAAAGTTGATGATTGATTTGGAAAATTCtcagaaggaatttcttgaccTTTCCAAACATCAAAAAAGTCTTGAGGCAGCACTTTCAGCATCACAGGCAGAATGTGATTGCTTGAAGCAGGAGATCAAAGAAGTAAAGATCTTGTTGGAGGAGTCACAGATGAAACAGGCTGCTGCAAACAATTTGAAGTTTCAGACTAAAAATAATGGCAATGTTCAAAAGGAGCTGGAAGAGGAGATAAGGTTTCAGAGAGAGGAAAATGCTAATTTGGCCTTACAGTTGAAGAAAACCCAAGAATCAAATATTGAGCTTGTTTCCATTCTTCAAGAGCTGGAAGAAACTATAGAAAAGCAGAAAGTGGAAATTGATAACCTTTCAGCTGCTAAACAGACCAGAAAGTCTTCTGATTCTGATGGGGAAAGTGATATTGTTGAACAAAGAAGTCGAGATTTGCTTGCAGAGAACAGGAATCTAGAGATCCAATTTCAGCTGCTGCAGGAATCACATGGGAAATTGGAAAGCACTATTCAGGCTCTGGAGAAAACTCTGGAAGAAAAGAACCATGAAACGGAGACCGAACAAGCTCTGAGGAGACAATCTCTGATGGATTGTGAAGCTGAATGGAACCGCAAATTAGCTGAAAAAGAGGAAACAATCATTAATTTGGAAATGAAATTGTCCGAAGCTCCTGATGTTCAAGGTTTAAAGGAAATGAATTCTGAAAAAGAAGGTAATTCTAATCtaatcaaagaaattgaagatctAAAACTGAAGGTGCAGGAACTTGAGAGAGATTGCAACGAGCTTACTGATGAAAATCTGGAACTTCATTTTAAGCTCAAAGAATCAAGCAGAGATCATAGCACCACCACTAATTCTCTTTTACCTGATCATCCAGGAAAGAACTCTTTTTCTAGGCATGAACCAGAAGTACCTTCTGCTGATCATTTACAGAGTCAATCTGTAGTTCTTGGAAATCGATGTGCTGACCTAGAGCTCCAGCTGGAAGCTTTCAAGGAGAAAACTTCTTATCTTGATGATGAACTCTCCAAGTATTGTGCCAGAGCAGACGAACAGGAGACTGAAATTGTCACACTGCAACAACAATTACAGCATTACCAGCAGACAGAAATTCAGAGTAAAGAATCCAGTATTTCTGAATCACCTGATGCCATTGAAATCTCTACATTGCTTGCTGAGTTAGATGaacagattcaactttctttagCTGACTTAAAGCGTCCTGAGGGAACTGATTTTGATGACTCAGagattttgaaaagtaaaaattcGACAAGTCAAAAGCAGCAAGTTGAGATTATCTTGAAGAATTTTGTCCAGCTAAAACAATTCTTCAGAGAAGGTACTGTTGGTATTGGTGGATATAGTAAAGAGGCAAGTGATCTAGGAAAGCAATTGTCAGACAAGATATCTGAGATAGGGAAGCTTAAATCCGACAATTTGCTAAAGGAAGATGAGCTTGTGGCTTTAAGACATCACCAAAAGGAGTTAGAAGCTCAGGTTTCTTCTCTTCAAAAGGAGAAAATCCAGTTGgaggaaaacatagaaatcatgcTTGGGGAAGGTGCCGTTACTGCCAAATGCTTGGATGATTTGCGGAGCAAAATGATGGTACTTAATAGCAATATGGATTCCCAAATTTCAACCAACAAGATACTTGTAAAGAAATCTGAAGAGCTTGAAAGTGGCAAGCAGGAATTGGAAGTTCATCTATCTGAACTAGAAGAAGAAAATCTACAATTATCAGAACGGATCAGTGGTTTGGAAGCACAATTAAGGTATTTGACTGATGAGAGAGAATCTCACCGTCTGGAACTACAAAATTCAGAATCTCAAGCAATGGAACTTAAGGGAGAGATAAcaagattggaaaatgaaataGAAGCACAAAAGGTTGACATGAGACAGAAGATGGAAGAGATGCAAAAGCGGTGGTTAGAAGTTCAAGAAGAATGCGAGTATCTCAAAGTTGCGAACCCCAAACTGCAAGCTACCACTGAAAGTCTTATTGAAGAATGTAGTGTGCTTCAGAAAGCAAATAGAGAATTACGGAAGCAAAAGGCGGAATTAAATGAGCATTGTGCAGTCTTGGAAGCAGAACTGAAGGAATCTGAAAAAGTTTTTTCTAATATGACTAGCGAAGTTGAAGCTTTGGAAGAAAAGTACTCCTCAATGCTTGAAGAAATAGCCTCAAAAGAGAGAGCCCTTAATTTGGAGCTAGAAGCACTTCTTGAAGAGAACAAGAAGCAGAAGGAAAAACTTGTTCTTGAAGAGAGCCTGTTAAATCAAAAGTACTTGGAGAAGACAGCTGAAGTCGAAAACCTCCAAAGAGAGGTTGCTCACCTCACTGAACAAATTTCTGCTACCCAGGATGAAAAGGAGAAAACAGCATACGAAGCTGTGCTTGAAGTTTCTCATTTACGTGCAGATAAAGCCATGCTTGAAGCTGCTCTACAAGATCTTCAAGGAAAGCTTAAATTATCTGACGGTAAACTCAATACATTTCAGGTGGAGTCTGAAACTGAGACACAGGAACTTAAGGAAGAGCTAGCTTCTGCAAAGCAAAAACAGGAAATATTGATGGCTGACCATGAAAAACTATTAGATTTATTGGAAGATGTCAAATCCAATGAAGACAAACTAAAAGGCACTGTTAGAGGGCTCGAACTGAAACTCAAAGCTTCTGAGTATGAGAATCAGCAGTTGGCAGAAGAAATTTCCAGCCTTAAGGTCCAATTGCAGAAAACAATGGTCCTTCAGGATGAAATTTTAGATCTTAAAAAAACAATCAGTGAATCcaagtttgaaaatgaaaggcTGGAAGCTTCTTTCCAAATGTTATCCAGAGACTATGAAGAACTCAAAGTTGAAAGAACCCTTTTAGCCGAGAAAGTCTCTAACAGTCAGCAAGCTGTTTCCGAGCTAGATGCTTGCAGACGTAGGAAAGTGGCCCTCGAAGAAAAGGTCCTCCGGCTGCAGGGTGATTTAACTGCAAGAGAAGCCTTGGGAACTCAGGAAGCTGCACTGAAAAATGAGCTGGCCCAAATTAGAAGAGAAAATAGCCAACTCCAGAGGAAGATAAAGAAGCTTGAGGAGGAGAAAGATGACTGCCTGAAGAAAGCCCAAGGCCTTGAAGAGGAACTAAAGCAGATAAAACAGGATCAAAACAGCCCCAAGACT CAGAACATAGAAGAGAAGGATAACCCATCATCAAGTGAGAAGCTGTTCAGTGAAACGGACCAAGTACAGCAACATATAGATGAAAATCACACACag GTTGATAACAATCAAAACTGCAATAATGAGACTTCTCAAGTTTCAGGAGCAGAACTTTTGTCAAAAATTCAGAATCTTGAAAATGAACTTGCAGAAGCTTTAGAGGCAAATGACATGTATAAAGCACAGCTTAAGAG TTTGTTAACGAAAGAAGTAAGTTTCCATTCGCCTGGTCCAGAAGGGGATGCAAGAAAAGACGGATGTGATTGCCAGACATCAGCACTCGAGAAAGAGCTGAAAGAGCTACGGGAACGATACTCCCACATGAGCCTCAAATATGCTGAAGTAGAAGATCAGCGAGAGCAACTCATGATGCAGCTTAGAGCTGCCAGTGGTCGAAGGCGCTGGTTTTAA